The following are encoded in a window of Tessaracoccus flavescens genomic DNA:
- a CDS encoding RHS repeat-associated core domain-containing protein, with protein MTPRSRSFRYTHDPVGRVLSEHQDGAELLHSYSERGMRLTSVLPDGRFIRYGHDRNNALDAIHYGDRQILDIRRDRLGRELHRQAGTLARQTDYDPQGRIRRQAAYRTTTREQVFARGYNYDSVSNITSIEDATRGEFAFRYDERDRLRSAASADHEERFAFDPASTVLVGVDNPRDASVEHGLLRMRGDCHYDYDDAGNRIAMRRGQGGAHQFRYVYNDDNRLIEVHETRGRTRRLTRFAYDALGRRVSKAHRETIEAANTPTAPGIDSSAELVRDDTIWFLWDGPVLLAEGRGNHDGAIDPLAIVYVHEPGSFRPAAQIRRHSAEEEARVLIYWLDHLGTPQELSNDNGELVWQVALKAWGRVDRMLIGRVEQNLRFQGQYHDAETGLHYNRFRHYDPAAGIYLNQDPLGLLGGTNIYAYPTDPLSGIDPFGLVELDYKGAGGNGYTVYGLGEFDKSGNLIRTVYVGQTETDRYHTRMQEHKDSGRYYRGLRHYEITRVDTYAEARGAEQYHIENVNDGKGSLDTSQRGGWYDEANGKRYGPGLEANRVNSYNQDRVLSGDDKRAKAFNKAYIQERDRMATTTSTCK; from the coding sequence TTGACGCCGCGCAGCCGCAGCTTCCGCTATACCCATGATCCGGTCGGCCGGGTGCTGTCCGAACATCAGGACGGGGCCGAGCTGCTGCACAGCTATTCCGAACGCGGTATGCGGCTGACCAGCGTGCTGCCCGATGGCCGCTTCATCCGCTATGGCCATGACCGCAACAACGCGCTGGATGCCATTCATTACGGCGACCGGCAGATTCTGGACATCCGCCGCGACCGGCTTGGGCGCGAGCTGCACCGGCAGGCGGGCACCCTCGCGCGGCAGACCGATTATGACCCGCAAGGCCGGATCCGGCGTCAGGCGGCTTATCGCACCACCACGCGCGAGCAGGTCTTCGCGCGCGGCTACAACTATGACAGCGTGTCGAACATCACCTCGATCGAGGATGCCACCCGCGGCGAATTCGCCTTCCGCTATGACGAGCGTGACCGGCTGCGCAGCGCCGCCTCGGCCGATCACGAGGAGCGGTTCGCCTTCGATCCCGCCAGCACGGTGCTGGTCGGCGTGGACAATCCGCGCGATGCCTCGGTCGAACATGGCCTGCTGCGGATGCGCGGCGATTGCCATTACGACTACGACGATGCCGGCAACCGCATCGCCATGCGGCGCGGGCAGGGCGGGGCGCATCAGTTCCGCTATGTCTATAATGACGACAACCGCCTGATCGAGGTCCACGAGACCCGTGGCCGCACCCGCCGCCTGACCCGCTTCGCCTATGACGCGCTTGGCCGGCGCGTCAGCAAAGCCCACCGCGAGACGATCGAGGCCGCCAACACCCCGACCGCCCCCGGCATCGACAGCAGCGCCGAGCTGGTCCGTGATGACACCATCTGGTTCCTGTGGGATGGTCCCGTCCTGCTGGCCGAAGGGCGCGGCAATCATGACGGCGCCATCGACCCGCTGGCCATTGTCTATGTCCACGAGCCGGGCAGCTTCCGCCCCGCCGCCCAGATCCGCCGCCATTCGGCCGAGGAGGAGGCGCGGGTGCTGATCTATTGGCTGGATCATCTGGGCACCCCGCAGGAGCTGTCGAACGACAACGGAGAGCTGGTCTGGCAGGTTGCGCTGAAGGCCTGGGGTCGCGTCGACCGGATGCTGATCGGGCGGGTCGAGCAGAACCTGCGCTTCCAGGGCCAGTATCACGACGCCGAAACCGGCCTGCATTACAACCGCTTCCGCCATTACGACCCAGCGGCGGGGATCTATCTGAACCAGGACCCGCTGGGCCTTCTGGGCGGCACCAATATTTACGCCTACCCGACTGACCCGCTGTCGGGCATCGACCCGTTTGGGTTGGTTGAGTTGGATTACAAGGGCGCGGGAGGCAACGGTTACACCGTCTATGGTTTGGGTGAGTTCGACAAGAGCGGTAACCTGATCCGCACCGTCTATGTCGGACAGACCGAAACGGACCGCTATCATACCCGCATGCAAGAACATAAAGATTCCGGCAGATATTACCGTGGCCTGCGACATTACGAGATCACCCGCGTCGATACCTACGCCGAGGCGCGCGGTGCCGAGCAATATCACATTGAAAACGTCAATGATGGCAAGGGAAGTCTCGACACGTCGCAACGCGGCGGCTGGTACGATGAAGCCAATGGCAAACGCTATGGTCCCGGTCTTGAAGCCAACCGTGTCAACTCGTACAATCAGGACCGGGTTCTGTCTGGCGATGATAAGCGTGCCAAAGCGTTCAACAAGGCCTACATACAGGAACGCGACCGGATGGCCACGACCACCAGTACGTGTAAGTGA
- a CDS encoding Imm26 family immunity protein → MQDGRRTARNGYDWFGRKFKGVEAGSVFAVPLPDGTYAFGRLMNAKDGATIAEFFRARRKTPEFAPEILQSGRLFGPVGVLIGEIEGPNRKRPWKVIHKDPEYYPSDLYDIPFFRGTGAGTWRYFTLNDDREILGPVADKDVGSWKVASVLPQYADEITDMIVWNMEQQGL, encoded by the coding sequence ATGCAAGACGGAAGACGAACCGCGCGCAATGGCTATGATTGGTTCGGACGCAAGTTCAAAGGAGTGGAGGCGGGTAGCGTCTTCGCTGTGCCGCTGCCGGATGGGACTTATGCCTTTGGGCGATTGATGAACGCCAAGGATGGTGCAACCATCGCCGAGTTTTTCCGCGCGCGTCGTAAGACGCCCGAGTTCGCACCAGAAATTCTGCAATCAGGGCGCTTGTTCGGGCCGGTCGGGGTTTTGATTGGCGAGATCGAAGGCCCTAACCGCAAACGGCCATGGAAGGTGATCCACAAGGATCCCGAATATTATCCGTCTGACCTTTATGATATTCCGTTCTTCCGCGGCACCGGGGCTGGGACTTGGCGGTATTTCACGCTCAACGATGATCGTGAGATCCTCGGACCGGTTGCCGACAAGGATGTCGGCAGTTGGAAAGTCGCATCGGTGCTGCCGCAATATGCGGACGAGATCACGGACATGATCGTCTGGAACATGGAGCAGCAAGGCCTCTAG
- a CDS encoding transposase, with translation MKSRQAKVLTDDRHVAFQITWIVYQTVIDAYQADQPAEGKTIMTRVIDQLKTGVPVGLDELRSLGQTLQRRRDDILAFFDHPGTSNGPTEAINGLLEHLRGTARGFRNIVNYIARCLLDAGGFRPLIHSLL, from the coding sequence GTGAAGAGCCGCCAAGCCAAAGTTCTCACCGATGATCGGCATGTCGCGTTTCAGATCACCTGGATCGTCTACCAGACAGTGATCGACGCCTACCAAGCCGACCAGCCGGCCGAGGGGAAGACGATCATGACCCGGGTCATCGACCAGCTCAAGACCGGTGTCCCCGTCGGCCTCGACGAACTCAGGTCGCTGGGCCAGACCCTCCAGCGACGCCGAGATGACATCCTCGCGTTCTTCGACCACCCCGGCACCTCGAACGGTCCCACCGAGGCCATCAACGGCCTCCTGGAACACCTCCGCGGCACCGCAAGAGGGTTCCGCAACATCGTCAACTACATCGCCCGCTGCCTACTCGACGCCGGCGGATTCAGACCCCTCATCCACTCACTTCTGTGA
- a CDS encoding ISL3 family transposase yields the protein MVDVDKTGHGVLVVTMESAPTVMGCPTCGVVAESRGRRTTTLVDIPCFARPTRLRWRKRTWRCLEPACPTRVFTEQDEQIARPRGLLTTRACRWVIEQVRREHASIHGLARQLGVAWKTVWGSIQPILATLADDEARFAGVTTLGVDEHLWHHVSPRKRGPKELTGMVDLTRDKDGRVRARLLDLVPGRSGTVYKTWLDQRGTAFKAGVEVATLDPFRGYKNAIDDKLADATAVLDAFHVVALASRAVDEVRRRVQQEIHGHRGRSGDPLYGIRNILRCAAERLTDKQHARLAAAIAADERHDAVHVAWQCAQKVRAAYAHPDPAKGRQIAEQVVDGFPSCPIPEIARLGRTLRQWKDAFLAYFDTGRASNGGTESINGLIELHRRIARGFRNRDNYRLRMLLIGGGLTPPPPPEV from the coding sequence GTGGTCGACGTCGACAAGACCGGCCATGGAGTGCTCGTGGTCACGATGGAGTCCGCGCCGACGGTGATGGGCTGCCCGACGTGTGGGGTGGTCGCTGAGAGTCGCGGCCGACGCACGACCACGCTGGTGGACATCCCGTGTTTCGCCCGGCCGACCCGGCTGCGGTGGCGCAAACGCACGTGGCGGTGCCTGGAGCCGGCGTGCCCGACCAGGGTGTTCACCGAGCAGGACGAGCAGATAGCCCGCCCGCGCGGGCTGTTGACCACCCGGGCGTGCCGGTGGGTGATCGAGCAGGTCCGCCGCGAGCACGCCTCCATCCACGGACTCGCGCGGCAGCTGGGGGTGGCGTGGAAGACGGTATGGGGCTCGATCCAACCCATCCTGGCGACGCTGGCCGACGACGAGGCCCGGTTCGCCGGCGTGACCACCCTCGGGGTGGACGAACACCTGTGGCACCACGTGAGTCCCCGCAAGCGCGGCCCGAAGGAACTCACCGGCATGGTCGACCTGACCCGTGACAAGGACGGACGCGTGCGAGCCCGGCTGCTCGACCTCGTACCCGGCCGCTCCGGGACCGTGTACAAGACATGGCTCGACCAACGCGGCACGGCGTTCAAGGCTGGGGTCGAGGTCGCCACCCTGGACCCGTTCCGCGGCTACAAGAACGCCATCGACGACAAGCTCGCCGACGCCACCGCCGTCCTTGATGCGTTTCATGTGGTCGCTCTGGCCAGCCGGGCCGTCGATGAGGTCCGCCGCCGCGTGCAGCAGGAGATCCACGGCCACCGGGGTCGTTCCGGCGACCCGCTCTACGGGATCCGTAACATCCTGCGTTGCGCGGCCGAACGGCTCACAGACAAGCAACACGCCCGCCTCGCCGCGGCGATCGCCGCCGACGAGCGCCACGACGCCGTCCACGTCGCCTGGCAGTGCGCCCAGAAGGTTCGAGCCGCCTACGCCCACCCCGACCCAGCCAAGGGCCGCCAGATTGCCGAGCAAGTCGTCGACGGGTTCCCCTCCTGCCCGATCCCCGAGATCGCCCGACTCGGCCGCACCCTCAGACAGTGGAAAGACGCCTTCCTGGCCTACTTCGACACCGGCCGCGCATCCAATGGCGGCACCGAGAGCATCAACGGGCTCATCGAGCTCCACCGACGCATCGCCAGAGGCTTCCGCAACCGAGACAACTACCGGCTACGCATGCTCCTCATCGGCGGCGGACTCACCCCGCCACCCCCACCGGAAGTGTGA
- a CDS encoding TRAP transporter substrate-binding protein — MGNFDARLGVVDLPYLWADYDHVHRVLDGAVGDQLADGLREAGFEVVAWLDSWGYRNVATKAPVASADDLKGLKIRTIPTDTYVQTINAMGANATPMAFGEIYTAMETGVLDGLEHSAALVQANKFNEVAGNYTLTRHLFGPVAFVCSTAFMGRLDEDQKAQVLAAAELRNPDGHRIGEASGADLGQQPPGPGCRVVVGAQPDVIDAVGRPGHDGDLTERCRAATTGPDPPRRWPRTTGAPARAARCAP; from the coding sequence CTGGGGAATTTCGACGCAAGGCTGGGGGTGGTCGATCTGCCCTATCTGTGGGCCGATTACGACCATGTTCATCGCGTGCTGGACGGCGCGGTCGGCGATCAGCTGGCCGACGGCCTGCGCGAAGCCGGGTTCGAGGTGGTGGCCTGGCTGGACAGCTGGGGCTATCGCAACGTCGCCACCAAGGCCCCGGTCGCCAGCGCCGATGACTTGAAGGGCCTGAAGATCCGCACCATCCCGACCGACACCTATGTCCAGACCATCAACGCCATGGGCGCCAATGCCACGCCGATGGCCTTTGGCGAGATCTATACGGCGATGGAAACCGGCGTTCTGGACGGGCTGGAACACAGCGCAGCACTGGTTCAGGCCAACAAGTTCAACGAGGTCGCGGGCAATTACACCCTGACCCGGCACCTGTTCGGGCCGGTGGCCTTTGTCTGCTCGACCGCTTTCATGGGTCGGCTGGATGAGGATCAGAAGGCGCAGGTGCTGGCGGCGGCCGAGCTCCGGAACCCGGACGGTCACCGGATAGGCGAAGCGTCCGGCGCGGATCTCGGGCAGCAGCCACCCGGTCCCGGTTGCCGCGTCGTAGTCGGCGCGCAGCCAGATGTCATCGATGCCGTCGGCCGGCCGGGACACGACGGTGACCTCACGGAAAGATGCCGGGCAGCCACCACTGGTCCTGATCCTCCACGTAGGTGGCCGCGGACCACTGGTGCACCCGCACGTGCAGCACGTTGCGCCCCGTGA
- a CDS encoding sugar-binding domain-containing protein, whose protein sequence is MSEITSFAPGSGRRVRPRSRLASDAVEYDLSGTWRFAFSPRPELAPQGAEQIGFDDSGWDTITVPSHWVLQGREDWGSPIYTNINYPFPVEPPFVPDDNPTGDYRIDFDLPSDFGERVFLRFDGVESLAIVHLNGVQVGIVRGSRLAQELDVTDEAVTGRNVLHVRVHQWSAATYVEDQDQWWLPGIFP, encoded by the coding sequence GTGTCGGAGATCACCTCGTTCGCACCCGGATCCGGTCGCCGCGTGAGGCCCCGCTCCCGGCTCGCCTCCGACGCCGTCGAATACGACCTGAGCGGGACCTGGCGGTTCGCCTTCTCACCGCGACCGGAGCTCGCGCCGCAGGGCGCCGAACAGATCGGCTTCGACGACTCCGGCTGGGACACCATCACGGTGCCGAGCCACTGGGTGCTGCAGGGACGCGAGGACTGGGGCTCCCCGATCTACACCAACATCAACTACCCGTTCCCCGTCGAGCCGCCTTTCGTGCCCGACGACAATCCCACCGGCGACTACCGGATCGACTTCGACCTGCCCTCCGACTTCGGCGAGCGGGTGTTCCTGCGCTTCGATGGTGTCGAGTCGCTGGCCATCGTCCACCTCAACGGCGTCCAGGTCGGCATCGTGCGGGGAAGCAGGCTCGCCCAGGAACTCGACGTGACCGACGAGGCGGTCACGGGGCGCAACGTGCTGCACGTGCGGGTGCACCAGTGGTCCGCGGCCACCTACGTGGAGGATCAGGACCAGTGGTGGCTGCCCGGCATCTTTCCGTGA
- a CDS encoding NUDIX hydrolase, with the protein MTSFDLPGADWEVGEDGVPWRRAARVLLFSADGRLLLATSHDLHDLSRSWWFTLGGGIEAGEDARTAAVREVEEETGIELDPDALLGPVATRSALLDFASGTVRQEEEYYFARLEGYVRLDRSRWTELERASMDGLRWLGLDELSAVDVEVFPPELPELATRLLRGWDGELHILA; encoded by the coding sequence GTGACCTCGTTCGACTTGCCCGGGGCCGACTGGGAGGTCGGCGAGGACGGCGTGCCCTGGCGTCGCGCGGCCCGCGTGCTCCTCTTCAGTGCCGACGGCAGGCTGCTGCTGGCCACCTCGCACGACCTGCACGACCTCTCAAGGTCGTGGTGGTTCACCCTCGGCGGCGGCATCGAGGCAGGCGAGGACGCCCGCACGGCTGCGGTGCGGGAGGTCGAGGAGGAGACCGGAATCGAGCTGGACCCGGACGCGCTGCTCGGACCGGTGGCCACCCGCAGCGCGCTGCTCGACTTCGCCTCCGGAACCGTCCGCCAGGAGGAGGAGTACTACTTCGCCCGCCTGGAAGGCTATGTGCGGCTCGACCGGTCCCGCTGGACCGAGCTCGAGCGGGCCTCCATGGACGGTCTGCGCTGGTTGGGACTCGACGAACTGTCCGCCGTCGACGTCGAGGTCTTTCCGCCCGAGCTTCCCGAGCTCGCGACAAGGCTGCTGCGTGGCTGGGACGGTGAGCTCCACATCCTCGCCTGA
- a CDS encoding DEAD/DEAH box helicase, translating into MSSSALENLSPAFPQRAAWGTASSLRAWQQEAISQYERDQPRDFLCVATPGAGKTTFALRVALMLLQRREVRRIVVVTPTEHLKVQWADAAARVGIQLDPGTGGSSRKGRSKEYDGSAITYAGVAARSYVYEALCVSKDVLVIFDEIHHAGDSKSWGEAVQYAFTNAKRRLSLTGTPFRSDDNPIPFVAYDELAPGVKQSRADYTYGYSEALADHVVRPVLFMNYGGPMRWRTKSGDELAADLGVPMTKDLTSAAWRTALAPQGEWVGAVLRAADRRLTEVRRHIPDAGGLVIATNQTTARAYARLLTELTGTKPCVVLSDDSKASGRIDEFSASEDRWMVAVRMVSEGVDVPRLAVGVYATATSTPLFFAQAVGRFVRSRRKGEVATVFLPTVPVLLAHAATIERQRDHVLGRPKSDETDIWAETEALMEQANRSESASDDLLGEFEALESQATFDHVLFDSQQFGMHAEPTSQDEADYLGLPGLLEPAQVSALLADRQRRQLKRRERQDRKAEPEVALHRALASKRKELNSLVAQYARLKGIPHSHVHADLRRECGGPKLAQASQKEVDERVQTMRGWLRS; encoded by the coding sequence ATGTCTTCGTCCGCTCTGGAAAACCTCTCCCCGGCCTTCCCCCAACGCGCAGCGTGGGGGACGGCTTCCTCGCTGCGCGCATGGCAGCAGGAGGCGATCTCTCAGTACGAGCGTGACCAGCCGCGCGACTTCCTGTGCGTCGCGACGCCCGGGGCAGGCAAGACGACCTTCGCCCTGCGCGTCGCGCTGATGCTGCTGCAGAGGCGGGAGGTGCGCCGGATCGTCGTGGTCACCCCCACCGAGCATCTGAAGGTGCAGTGGGCAGATGCGGCCGCCCGCGTCGGGATCCAGCTCGACCCCGGGACAGGAGGCTCATCGAGGAAGGGCAGGTCGAAGGAGTACGACGGCTCGGCCATCACCTACGCGGGCGTCGCCGCCCGCTCCTACGTCTATGAGGCGCTGTGCGTCTCGAAGGACGTGCTCGTGATCTTCGACGAGATCCACCACGCAGGCGACTCGAAGAGCTGGGGCGAGGCGGTCCAGTACGCCTTCACCAACGCCAAGCGTCGGCTCTCCCTGACCGGAACCCCGTTCCGCTCCGACGACAACCCGATCCCCTTCGTCGCCTACGACGAGCTGGCACCCGGGGTGAAGCAGTCGCGCGCCGACTACACCTACGGCTACTCCGAGGCGCTGGCCGACCACGTGGTGCGTCCTGTGCTGTTCATGAACTACGGCGGCCCGATGCGCTGGCGCACGAAGTCGGGCGACGAGTTGGCCGCCGACCTTGGCGTTCCGATGACGAAGGACCTCACCTCCGCCGCCTGGCGCACCGCGCTGGCCCCGCAGGGCGAATGGGTCGGCGCCGTGCTGCGGGCCGCAGACCGCCGACTGACCGAGGTGCGCCGCCACATCCCCGATGCGGGAGGGCTGGTCATCGCGACCAACCAGACCACCGCCCGCGCCTATGCGAGGCTGCTGACCGAACTCACCGGGACGAAGCCGTGCGTCGTGCTCTCCGACGACTCGAAGGCCAGCGGCAGGATCGACGAATTCTCCGCGTCTGAGGACCGGTGGATGGTGGCCGTGCGCATGGTCTCCGAGGGCGTCGACGTCCCCCGGCTGGCGGTGGGCGTCTATGCGACGGCGACGTCGACCCCGCTGTTCTTCGCCCAGGCCGTCGGGCGGTTCGTGCGGAGCCGCCGCAAGGGCGAGGTGGCAACGGTCTTCCTGCCGACGGTGCCGGTGCTGCTCGCCCACGCCGCCACGATCGAGCGCCAGCGCGACCACGTGCTCGGTCGCCCGAAGAGCGACGAGACGGACATCTGGGCCGAGACCGAGGCGCTGATGGAGCAGGCGAACCGCTCGGAGTCCGCCTCCGACGATCTGCTCGGCGAGTTCGAGGCCCTCGAGTCGCAGGCCACCTTCGACCACGTGCTGTTCGATTCGCAGCAGTTCGGCATGCACGCCGAGCCGACCTCACAGGACGAGGCCGACTACCTGGGCCTGCCAGGCCTGCTCGAACCGGCCCAGGTCAGCGCCCTGCTCGCCGACCGTCAGCGCCGTCAACTGAAGCGGCGCGAGCGCCAGGACCGCAAAGCGGAGCCGGAGGTGGCGCTGCACCGCGCGCTCGCCTCGAAGCGCAAGGAACTCAACTCACTCGTCGCCCAGTACGCGCGGCTGAAGGGGATTCCCCATTCGCACGTGCACGCCGACCTGCGCCGCGAGTGCGGCGGCCCCAAGCTCGCCCAGGCGAGCCAGAAGGAGGTCGACGAGCGCGTCCAGACCATGCGCGGCTGGCTGCGCAGCTAG
- a CDS encoding ABC transporter ATP-binding protein, whose protein sequence is MGLLVRLVVAMIALYLLSSALGVLQTWLTSTVGNRVTGDLRVKLFEHLQAMELGFFTRTKTGVIQSRLHNDVGAVSGVLTNTVTSILGNVVTVISALVAMILIDWRLTPIALVLMPILVFIQRRVGQVRARIATQTQESLSELTSITQETLSVSGILLSKAFNRQRTESARYQKENSNQIALQVRRAMSGQGFFAVVQVITASIPAVIYLVAGYLVTGGADTITAGTIVAFTTVQARLLQPLMGLMRVALDLQTSGATFARIFEYLDMTPAISDAPDAISVEQGPGPPGRIAFRDVCCRYPDAAPDTRPTLTFVAEPGQNVAFVGPSGAGKSTVLYLAPRL, encoded by the coding sequence ATGGGTCTGCTCGTCCGCCTCGTGGTGGCCATGATCGCCCTCTACCTCCTGTCCTCGGCGCTCGGGGTGCTGCAGACGTGGCTTACCTCGACTGTCGGCAACCGGGTCACAGGCGATCTGCGGGTCAAGCTGTTCGAGCATCTTCAGGCGATGGAACTCGGCTTCTTCACCAGGACGAAGACCGGCGTGATCCAGTCACGACTGCACAACGATGTCGGGGCCGTCTCTGGCGTGCTAACCAACACCGTCACCAGCATCCTCGGCAACGTCGTGACCGTGATCTCCGCGCTCGTCGCGATGATCCTGATCGACTGGCGGTTGACGCCGATCGCCTTGGTCCTGATGCCCATCCTGGTGTTCATCCAGCGCCGCGTCGGGCAGGTGCGCGCACGGATCGCGACACAGACCCAGGAGTCGCTCTCCGAGTTGACCTCGATCACGCAGGAGACGCTGAGCGTCTCCGGCATCCTGCTGTCGAAGGCGTTCAACCGGCAGCGCACCGAGTCGGCCAGATACCAGAAGGAGAACTCCAACCAGATCGCCCTCCAGGTCCGACGCGCGATGAGCGGCCAGGGGTTCTTCGCCGTCGTGCAGGTGATCACGGCCAGCATTCCTGCGGTGATCTATCTCGTGGCCGGCTACCTCGTCACCGGCGGAGCCGACACCATCACGGCAGGCACGATCGTGGCCTTCACCACGGTGCAGGCCCGGCTGCTGCAGCCGCTGATGGGCCTGATGCGGGTCGCGCTCGACCTGCAGACCTCCGGCGCCACCTTCGCCCGCATCTTCGAGTACCTGGACATGACCCCCGCGATCTCCGACGCACCGGATGCGATCAGCGTCGAACAGGGACCCGGCCCGCCCGGACGGATCGCTTTCCGCGACGTGTGTTGCCGGTACCCGGACGCCGCTCCCGACACGAGGCCGACGCTCACCTTCGTCGCCGAGCCGGGGCAGAACGTGGCCTTCGTCGGCCCGTCCGGGGCGGGCAAGTCGACGGTGCTCTACCTCGCACCGCGGCTCTGA
- a CDS encoding glutathione S-transferase family protein, which yields MSENEKHGKGGVYSVKGEEFDRDSRYIPTRIVKDPAPGSDDYPVEPGRYRLVAAYACPWANRAIIDRDLLGLQDVISMGNPGPTHDADSWTFDLDPGGVDPVLGIPKLKDAYLKRFPDYSRGITVPALVDETTGEVVTNDFPQITKDLFFEWKDFHKDGAPDLWPEDRREEMEAVMERIYTEVNNGVYRCGFAGSQEAYDAAYERLFTALDWLEERLADSRYLMGDKITEADVRLFTTLVRFDPVYHGHFKCNRNKLTEMPNLWGYARDLFQTPGFGDNVDFQQIKDHYYKVHTDLNPLGIVPLGPDLSGWTTPSGRG from the coding sequence ATGAGCGAGAACGAAAAACACGGCAAGGGCGGCGTCTACTCCGTCAAGGGCGAGGAGTTCGACCGCGACTCCCGCTACATCCCCACCAGGATCGTCAAGGATCCCGCACCGGGCAGCGACGACTACCCCGTGGAACCGGGCAGGTACCGGCTGGTCGCCGCGTACGCCTGCCCCTGGGCCAACCGCGCGATCATCGACCGTGACCTGCTCGGCCTGCAGGACGTCATCTCGATGGGCAACCCAGGTCCCACCCACGACGCCGACTCGTGGACGTTCGACCTCGACCCCGGCGGCGTCGACCCCGTGCTCGGCATCCCGAAGCTGAAGGACGCCTACCTCAAGCGCTTCCCCGACTACTCCCGGGGCATCACGGTCCCGGCCCTCGTCGACGAGACCACCGGCGAGGTCGTCACCAACGACTTCCCACAGATCACCAAGGACCTCTTCTTCGAGTGGAAGGACTTCCACAAGGACGGCGCCCCCGACCTCTGGCCCGAGGACAGGCGCGAAGAGATGGAGGCCGTCATGGAGCGCATCTACACGGAGGTCAACAACGGCGTCTACCGGTGCGGCTTCGCGGGTTCCCAGGAGGCCTACGACGCCGCCTACGAGCGCCTCTTCACCGCACTCGACTGGCTCGAGGAGCGGCTCGCCGACAGCCGCTACCTGATGGGAGACAAGATCACCGAGGCGGACGTGCGGCTGTTCACCACCCTCGTGCGCTTCGATCCGGTCTACCACGGCCACTTCAAGTGCAACCGCAACAAGCTGACCGAGATGCCGAACCTGTGGGGATACGCCCGGGACCTGTTCCAGACGCCCGGCTTCGGCGACAATGTCGACTTCCAGCAGATCAAGGACCACTACTACAAGGTGCACACCGATCTGAACCCGCTCGGCATCGTCCCCCTCGGCCCCGACCTGAGCGGCTGGACCACACCCTCCGGCCGTGGCTGA
- a CDS encoding family 1 encapsulin nanocompartment shell protein — MNNLYRDLAPVTSEAWAQIEEEAARTFKRHIAGRRVVDVNGPHGPEAAATNTGHLAPADPPGDGIEANLRVTQPMVRLRVPFTVGREDIDNCERGGQDSDWDPVKEAAKKLAFAEDRAIFEGYAAAGIEGIRKSASNTPLKLPADAIDIPDVIARAITELRLAGVQGPYSVLLSADAYTAVAETSDHGYPILEHIQRLVDGKIIWAPAIDGAFVLTTRGGDFDLQLGSDVEIGYLTHDLASVTLYLQETFTFLDYTSEAAVSLD, encoded by the coding sequence ATGAACAACCTGTACCGCGACCTCGCGCCCGTCACCTCCGAGGCCTGGGCCCAGATCGAGGAGGAGGCCGCCCGCACCTTCAAGCGTCACATCGCAGGGCGACGCGTCGTCGACGTCAACGGCCCGCACGGCCCTGAGGCCGCCGCCACCAACACCGGCCACCTCGCGCCCGCGGACCCGCCCGGCGACGGGATCGAGGCGAACCTGCGGGTCACCCAGCCCATGGTCCGGCTGCGGGTGCCGTTCACCGTCGGCCGCGAGGACATCGACAACTGTGAGCGTGGCGGCCAGGACTCCGACTGGGATCCGGTGAAGGAGGCGGCGAAGAAGCTGGCCTTCGCCGAGGACCGCGCCATCTTCGAGGGCTATGCGGCCGCAGGCATCGAGGGGATCAGGAAGTCCGCCTCGAACACCCCCCTCAAGCTGCCGGCGGATGCCATCGACATCCCTGACGTGATCGCGCGCGCGATCACGGAGCTGCGGCTGGCCGGAGTGCAGGGCCCCTACAGCGTGCTGCTCTCGGCCGACGCCTACACCGCGGTCGCGGAGACCTCCGATCACGGTTACCCGATCCTCGAGCACATCCAGCGGTTGGTCGACGGAAAGATCATCTGGGCCCCGGCGATCGACGGCGCCTTCGTGCTGACCACGCGCGGCGGTGACTTCGACCTGCAGTTGGGCTCCGACGTGGAGATCGGCTACCTCACCCACGACCTGGCAAGCGTGACGCTCTACCTGCAGGAGACGTTCACGTTCCTCGACTACACGTCCGAGGCGGCCGTCTCGCTCGACTGA